The Streptomyces sp. 135 sequence CTCGCCGTGGAACGTCACGTCGACGACGGTGCGGTCCTCGCCGGTGGTGTCGCCGCTGACGGGGAAGAGCGCGGCGGCGAGTTCGGAGCCGGGCGTCGCGAGGAGTTCGCTGACGGTGCCGGACTCGACGATCTGGCCGCGCTCCATGAGGGCGGCGGAGTCGCAGACGCTCTTGACGACGTCCATCTCGTGCGTGATGAGCAGGACGGTCAGGCCGAGCTGCTGGTTGAGGTCGCGCAGGAGCTGGAGGATGGAGCGGGTGGTCTCCGGGTCCAGGGCGCTGGTCGCCTCGTCGGAGAGCAGCACCTTGGGGTCGCCGGCGAGCGCGCGGGCGATGCCGACGCGCTGCTTCTGGCCACCGGAGAGCTGCGCCGGGTAGGACCGGGCCTTGTCGGCCAGGCCGACGAGGTCGAGGAGTTCGAGGGCCTTGCGGGAGCGCTCCTGGCCGGAGAGGCCGAGGATCTCCAGCGGCAGTTCGACGTTGTCCTGGACGGTGCGCGAGGACAGCAGGTTGAAGTGCTGGAAGACCATGCCGATGCGGCTGCGTGCCCGGCGCAACTCCTTGCCCGCGCGCGGGCCGCGGCCGGCGAGGGCGGTGAGGTCCTGTCCGGCGACGGTCACGGTGCCGGAGGTGGGACGCTCCAGGAGGTTGACGCAGCGGATGAGGGAGGACTTGCCGGCGCCGGACTGGCCGATGACGCCGTACACCTCGCCCTCGCGGACGTGCAGGTCGACTCCGTCGAGGGCGGTTACTTCACGACCGCGTGAGCGGTAGACCTTGGTGAGGCCGGAAGTGGTGATCACAGGGGTTTCCGTCACTGTCGAGTGCGCGGCGCGGGTGTCGCCGGGCACGGGGCATTCGTTCGGAACGCGGCACGGTTCTCGCGGTGGCGAAAGGAACCGGAGGACGTGTGCGCGGGGCAGGCTCGCTTCCTACGTCAGTACGGCTCTTTCGTCGCGTACGTCGTGCAGGGGGTGCGGCACAGCGGCTTCGCTTCGGGGCGCGAGGCTCTTCGTGGTGCGGGGGCCCTCAGAAGGCGCACATTCGACACATACAACGAGCACCGGGCGTCATCGTCGCCTCGGTCGCAAGGGTGCGGCTGCTCGTCGTGGTCATGGGCCCAAGTAAAACACGCGTGAGGTCACGGCCCGCCACCGCTGTCCGTATAGCGGACAGCGGTGGGACGGGGCCGGGCGGTGCGGGCGGGGCGGTCAGCCGGCGACATCGATCTCCACGAACTCGTCCGTGGCCTGCGCGGACACGGCGGAGAGGTCCTTGACCAGGACGTCCGCGGACAGCTCGGCGGCGTCGTGGGTTGTGGCCAAGGCCACGGTGGTCATGCCCGCGGCCCGTCCGGCCTGAAGGCCTGCCGGGGCGTCCTCGAAGACCACGCAGCGCGCCGGGTCGACGCCGAGCTTCTCGGCCGCGAGGAGGTAGGGCTTGGGGTCGGGCTTGCCGCGCGTGATGTCGTCGGCGGCGATCAGCAGGCCGGGGCGGATGCCGACCTCGGCGAGGCGGGCCTCGGCCAGGACGCGGGTCGCGGAGGTGACCACGGCCCAGCGGTCCGCGGGCAGCGACTCCAGGAGCTCACGGGTGCCGGGCAGCAGTTCGACGCCGCCGGCGACGTCCGAGACCTCCAGCTCCTCGATGCGGACGACGGCCGCTGGGACCTTCTCCGGAGGCAGCAGGTCGGCGGCTATCTCGGCGGCGGGGCGGCCGTGCAGTTCTACACGGGCGAATTCCTCGGCGGTGATCCCGTACTCCCGCGCCCACCGTGTCCAGCAGCGGTACACCGACTCCAGGGAGGAGATGAGGGTGCCGTCGTTGTCGAACAGGAGCGCTTCAGCCTGGATCTTCATGGTGTCCGAGCGTACGGGGCGCCTCGGGCCGCTTTGCGGGGGCCTTGGGCCCGACCGGCCGGGTCTTCCGGGGTGTGGGCGCGCGGGCACCACAGGGCAGGCGCACGGGCACGCCGGGGGCACGCGCACGGGCACTCCGGGGGCAGGCGCATCGGGTCAAAGGGCCCGTAATAAAGTCACGGACATGCTTGTTGCCCTGACGATCGCGACCGCCGTGGCCGCGCTCGCCCTCGCCGCCTGGTGCGGTTTCGCCGCGTACCGGGACCAGCCGACCAAGGACTGGCACTTCATCGGCATGGGCGTGGTGACCCTGCTGGCCCTGGTCCAGCTGATCGTCGGCATCGTCCAGCTCGCGCGCGGCGAGGACCCGGAGCAGGGCACGACGATCTTCGTGGCGTATCTGCTCGGCTCCTTCGCGTGCGTGCCGGCGGCGGGCTTCATGTCACTGGCCGAACGCACGCGCTGGGGTTCGC is a genomic window containing:
- a CDS encoding ATP-binding cassette domain-containing protein, producing the protein MITTSGLTKVYRSRGREVTALDGVDLHVREGEVYGVIGQSGAGKSSLIRCVNLLERPTSGTVTVAGQDLTALAGRGPRAGKELRRARSRIGMVFQHFNLLSSRTVQDNVELPLEILGLSGQERSRKALELLDLVGLADKARSYPAQLSGGQKQRVGIARALAGDPKVLLSDEATSALDPETTRSILQLLRDLNQQLGLTVLLITHEMDVVKSVCDSAALMERGQIVESGTVSELLATPGSELAAALFPVSGDTTGEDRTVVDVTFHGEAATRPVISQLSRTYNIDISILGAAMDTVAGKQVGRMRIELPGRFEENVVPIGFLREQGLQVDIAGEDPATNAPRNETLLVKEGAK
- a CDS encoding HAD family hydrolase, coding for MKIQAEALLFDNDGTLISSLESVYRCWTRWAREYGITAEEFARVELHGRPAAEIAADLLPPEKVPAAVVRIEELEVSDVAGGVELLPGTRELLESLPADRWAVVTSATRVLAEARLAEVGIRPGLLIAADDITRGKPDPKPYLLAAEKLGVDPARCVVFEDAPAGLQAGRAAGMTTVALATTHDAAELSADVLVKDLSAVSAQATDEFVEIDVAG